A window from Pseudomonas moraviensis encodes these proteins:
- a CDS encoding glycosyltransferase, producing the protein MKLVIFTPGVKSSAIGRMTRLVVRALLSQQHHIVLVRTESPHVLDKEAHDFGCTVIAWTDEERVSTEVADADCLVYQIGDNYEFHEGGVAWLHKAPGIVCLHDFFLGHLFWGWAQQRRDEAHHILTQWYGRRIATDYFNVSDSTTFINSTRETAPLTEWISSMATGVITHSNWGCKRVMAACAGPVFVTPLAYDAPGAVDVQPVHNDNRKLRLLTIGHVNPNKRVESCIKAIASNASLRKNVSYRLVGAILPDVERKLTEMAAKAGVELIISNEVDDAALSEAIREADVISCLRWPSLEAASASAIEAMLYGKATIVTNTGFYSELPDQYVLKVSPEREIEDLKKILLSLRGSPSSAIDIGKQAQTWAQETFTAENYAHKLAQAVPVALRAKVIISAVDHFATIIEKWSASPELLGTPEILKSLNLFNTNTIA; encoded by the coding sequence ATGAAACTGGTCATTTTTACCCCCGGCGTCAAATCCTCCGCCATCGGAAGGATGACTCGTCTCGTGGTTCGCGCCCTGCTCAGTCAGCAGCACCACATTGTGCTGGTGCGCACTGAAAGCCCGCATGTTCTCGACAAAGAGGCTCATGACTTCGGTTGCACCGTCATTGCCTGGACGGATGAAGAACGGGTTAGCACCGAAGTGGCCGACGCTGACTGTCTCGTCTACCAGATCGGCGACAACTACGAGTTTCACGAAGGTGGCGTGGCCTGGCTTCACAAAGCCCCAGGCATCGTCTGCCTGCATGACTTCTTCCTCGGCCATCTTTTCTGGGGCTGGGCGCAGCAGCGGCGCGATGAAGCCCATCACATCCTGACGCAGTGGTACGGACGCAGAATCGCCACCGACTACTTCAACGTCAGCGACAGTACGACCTTCATCAACTCGACGCGAGAAACCGCACCGCTGACCGAATGGATCAGTTCGATGGCCACCGGCGTGATTACCCATAGCAACTGGGGATGCAAGCGGGTAATGGCCGCGTGCGCGGGTCCGGTTTTCGTGACACCGCTGGCCTACGACGCTCCCGGGGCCGTCGATGTGCAACCGGTACACAATGACAATCGCAAGTTGCGCTTGTTGACCATCGGCCACGTCAACCCCAACAAACGCGTGGAAAGTTGCATCAAGGCGATTGCCAGCAACGCCTCACTTCGAAAGAACGTGAGTTACCGTCTGGTGGGGGCGATTCTTCCGGATGTCGAACGGAAATTGACCGAAATGGCCGCCAAGGCCGGGGTCGAGCTGATCATTTCCAACGAAGTCGATGACGCCGCGTTGTCAGAGGCCATTCGCGAAGCTGACGTCATCAGTTGCCTGCGCTGGCCCAGCCTCGAAGCTGCGTCGGCCTCTGCGATTGAAGCGATGCTTTACGGTAAAGCCACCATCGTTACCAACACTGGCTTTTACAGCGAACTGCCCGATCAGTATGTATTGAAGGTATCGCCTGAAAGGGAAATAGAAGATCTGAAGAAGATCCTTCTATCACTGCGCGGCAGCCCCTCCTCGGCGATCGATATCGGCAAGCAGGCGCAAACGTGGGCACAGGAGACATTCACGGCCGAGAACTACGCCCACAAACTTGCGCAGGCTGTGCCTGTCGCGCTTCGGGCGAAGGTCATCATTTCAGCGGTCGACCATTTTGCGACCATCATCGAGAAATGGTCAGCGAGCCCCGAATTGCTCGGTACGCCCGAGATTCTCAAGTCGCTGAATCTGTTCAACACCAATACGATTGCCTGA
- a CDS encoding glycosyltransferase family 4 protein: MKLVLSVEPIRFPLTGIGRYTYELALRLQQSPEITDLQFFAGRRFLPELPTAANESGSGYGLKRAVQKNFLAVEAYRLLMPMLRKAALKGHGDFLYHSPNYYLPPFAGRSVATFHDLSPFTWAHCHAPQLVRYLQKELKTTLVRADALITDSEFTRQELASYFSWPIERIHTVPLASSPEFYPRAPQELREVLARHGLKPDGYTLFVGTIEPRKNIETLLAAYGRLPLALRTRWPLILTGYHGWRNDAIHEKLESARREGWAHYLGFVPSADLPLLFAGARLFAFPSLYEGFGLPVLEAMSSGVPVVCSNSSSLPEVAGDAALMCAALDVEALTGLIERGLTDQCWRDAAVIKGMKHAQGFSWERCARETLQVYQKVIDAK; the protein is encoded by the coding sequence ATGAAGCTAGTTCTTTCAGTTGAGCCGATCCGCTTTCCGCTGACTGGCATCGGCCGCTATACCTATGAACTTGCGCTGAGACTTCAGCAAAGTCCCGAAATTACCGACCTGCAATTTTTTGCCGGTCGACGTTTTCTGCCTGAACTTCCCACAGCTGCCAATGAGTCAGGCAGTGGTTACGGCCTGAAGCGTGCGGTGCAGAAGAACTTTCTGGCAGTAGAAGCTTATCGGCTATTGATGCCGATGTTGCGAAAGGCTGCCCTGAAAGGGCATGGGGATTTTCTCTACCACAGTCCCAATTATTATCTGCCGCCTTTTGCCGGGCGCAGCGTGGCGACGTTTCACGACCTGTCGCCCTTCACCTGGGCGCATTGTCACGCGCCGCAGTTAGTCCGTTACCTGCAAAAAGAGCTGAAAACCACACTGGTCAGGGCCGATGCCCTGATCACTGATTCGGAATTCACGCGACAGGAACTGGCCAGCTATTTTTCCTGGCCCATCGAACGAATCCATACTGTGCCGTTGGCCAGTTCTCCGGAGTTCTATCCTCGCGCGCCGCAAGAGCTTCGCGAGGTGCTCGCACGCCATGGCTTGAAGCCCGATGGCTACACGCTTTTTGTCGGTACGATCGAGCCACGCAAGAACATCGAGACCTTACTCGCCGCCTATGGTCGATTGCCGCTTGCATTGCGAACCCGTTGGCCGTTGATCCTTACCGGGTATCACGGCTGGCGCAACGACGCGATTCACGAGAAGCTCGAAAGCGCCAGGCGTGAAGGCTGGGCGCATTATCTCGGATTCGTTCCCAGCGCAGACTTGCCCCTGCTGTTTGCCGGTGCACGTCTGTTCGCGTTTCCGTCGCTTTATGAAGGTTTCGGTCTACCGGTGCTGGAAGCCATGAGTTCCGGGGTGCCGGTGGTCTGCTCCAATAGTTCATCGCTGCCTGAGGTGGCGGGTGATGCTGCGCTGATGTGCGCCGCGCTGGACGTCGAAGCGCTGACCGGTCTTATCGAACGCGGGCTGACCGATCAGTGTTGGCGCGATGCCGCCGTCATCAAGGGAATGAAGCACGCTCAAGGCTTTTCCTGGGAGCGTTGTGCTCGAGAAACCCTGCAGGTCTACCAAAAGGTTATCGACGCCAAATGA
- a CDS encoding DegT/DnrJ/EryC1/StrS family aminotransferase, whose amino-acid sequence MNRISVAQPKLAGNERKYVLDCLDTNWISSNGKYIGAFEESFAAFCGVKHAIATNNGTTALHLALVVLDLQPGDEVIIPTVTYIATANAVRYCGATPVLVDVCADTMNIDPQTIESKITAKTKGIIPVHLYGHPAQMDVVNEIARKHNLWVVEDAAEAHGAEVKGSKVGSLGTCATFSFFGNKIVTTGEGGMITTNDDELAAKLRLFRGQGMDPKRRYWFPVVGYNYRMTNIQAAIGLAQMENIDTALADRDRLAGWYNEALADLAGKIVLPTEASWAKQVFWMYNIFLSDGDEHKRDEVMQKLDAMGIETRPVFYPMHVLPPYMEDSTYPVADLWSGRGINLPTHQDLTQDDIIRIAASLREVLAD is encoded by the coding sequence ATGAATCGTATTTCTGTTGCACAACCGAAGCTTGCCGGAAACGAACGTAAGTATGTGCTGGATTGCCTGGATACCAACTGGATTTCCTCGAACGGCAAATACATCGGCGCCTTCGAAGAAAGCTTCGCAGCATTCTGCGGCGTCAAGCATGCGATCGCCACCAACAACGGCACTACTGCACTGCACCTGGCATTGGTCGTGCTCGATCTGCAACCGGGCGATGAAGTCATCATCCCGACAGTGACCTACATTGCCACCGCCAATGCCGTGCGCTACTGCGGAGCGACGCCTGTACTGGTGGACGTGTGCGCCGATACGATGAACATCGATCCGCAGACCATCGAAAGCAAGATCACCGCGAAGACCAAAGGCATCATCCCGGTGCACCTGTACGGTCACCCGGCGCAGATGGATGTCGTCAACGAAATCGCCCGCAAACACAACCTGTGGGTGGTGGAAGACGCGGCCGAAGCCCATGGCGCCGAAGTCAAGGGCAGCAAGGTTGGCAGCCTCGGCACGTGCGCAACCTTCAGTTTTTTTGGCAACAAGATCGTCACCACCGGTGAAGGCGGCATGATTACCACCAACGATGATGAGCTGGCGGCGAAACTGCGCCTGTTCCGTGGTCAGGGCATGGATCCTAAGCGTCGTTACTGGTTTCCAGTGGTCGGCTACAACTACCGCATGACCAACATTCAGGCAGCCATCGGTCTGGCGCAGATGGAAAACATTGACACTGCCCTGGCTGATCGTGATCGGCTCGCTGGCTGGTACAACGAAGCGCTGGCCGACCTTGCTGGCAAAATCGTGTTGCCGACCGAGGCTTCCTGGGCCAAACAGGTTTTCTGGATGTACAACATCTTTCTGAGCGATGGCGACGAGCACAAACGTGACGAAGTCATGCAAAAACTTGATGCCATGGGTATCGAAACCCGCCCGGTCTTCTACCCGATGCACGTGCTGCCACCGTACATGGAAGACAGCACCTACCCTGTTGCAGACTTGTGGTCGGGGCGGGGCATCAATCTGCCGACGCATCAGGACCTGACTCAGGATGACATCATCAGAATTGCAGCCAGCCTGCGTGAGGTCCTGGCCGACTGA
- a CDS encoding acetyltransferase, whose protein sequence is MKSEVIVVGAGGHAKVCIELLRAQGDSVAYCVGNPDSPDICLGVPVLKNDEHLAALRKDGYEKAFIAIGSNSVRNKLAAKATQLGFGLVNAISPAAVVSPSATLGRGIAVMAGAVINAEAKISDLCIVNTGATIDHDCVIGEAVHVAPQCALAGNVHVGNFSFIGVGSKIIPEVHIGESVMVGAGSVVISNIGSATTVVGVPAKALHKI, encoded by the coding sequence ATGAAAAGTGAAGTGATCGTCGTCGGTGCCGGTGGGCACGCCAAGGTGTGTATCGAATTGCTGCGCGCCCAAGGCGATAGCGTCGCTTACTGCGTAGGTAATCCGGACAGTCCGGATATCTGCCTGGGGGTTCCCGTACTTAAAAATGACGAACACCTCGCCGCGCTTCGCAAGGACGGCTACGAAAAGGCGTTCATCGCGATCGGGTCCAATTCAGTGCGAAACAAGCTGGCCGCGAAGGCGACCCAACTGGGGTTTGGCCTGGTCAATGCGATCAGTCCGGCAGCAGTGGTATCGCCTTCAGCTACCTTGGGGAGGGGAATTGCCGTCATGGCTGGCGCCGTTATCAATGCCGAGGCGAAGATTTCGGATCTGTGCATCGTCAATACCGGCGCCACTATCGATCACGATTGCGTGATTGGCGAGGCGGTCCATGTCGCTCCGCAATGCGCGCTGGCGGGCAATGTGCATGTGGGCAATTTCAGCTTTATCGGTGTCGGCAGCAAAATCATCCCCGAGGTTCATATTGGTGAGTCGGTGATGGTAGGTGCCGGCAGCGTCGTCATTTCGAACATCGGGTCGGCAACCACAGTCGTAGGCGTGCCAGCCAAAGCTCTACACAAAATTTGA
- a CDS encoding ABC transporter permease: MINNLVLLMRNGSVSIAVSDIIAATRRYALVGMLGWQDVRQRYRRSALGPFWLTISMGVMIATIGVVFGQIFNSPIQEFLPFLAIGMILWSFMSTVITEGCTGFIAAEGIIKQLPIPLFAHIMRMIWRNILILGHNIVIFPLVLLAVGKPLTWLALISIPGFFLALLNLTWIALLLGILCARYRDLPQIVGSLLQVVFYLTPIMWMPSLLPQRAGLYLLDLNPAYHVMSVVRSPLIGQLPTATNWWVSLGMAVVGWAFALVVYGRYKRRIAYWL, encoded by the coding sequence TTGATCAACAATCTGGTGCTATTAATGCGCAATGGTTCAGTAAGTATCGCCGTGTCGGACATCATCGCCGCGACGAGACGGTACGCTTTAGTAGGGATGCTAGGCTGGCAGGACGTTCGACAGCGCTATAGAAGGTCGGCACTCGGACCGTTCTGGCTGACCATCAGCATGGGTGTCATGATCGCCACGATCGGCGTGGTTTTCGGTCAGATTTTCAATTCTCCGATTCAGGAATTCCTGCCCTTTCTCGCTATCGGCATGATTCTCTGGAGTTTCATGTCCACGGTGATCACCGAAGGCTGCACCGGCTTCATTGCCGCCGAAGGCATCATCAAGCAACTACCGATCCCCCTGTTTGCCCACATCATGCGCATGATCTGGCGCAACATCCTGATTCTGGGTCACAACATCGTGATCTTTCCACTGGTACTGCTGGCCGTCGGCAAGCCGCTGACGTGGCTGGCCCTGATCAGCATTCCGGGTTTTTTCCTGGCACTGCTCAACTTGACCTGGATCGCCCTTCTGCTGGGCATTCTGTGTGCGCGCTATCGTGATCTGCCCCAGATTGTCGGAAGTTTGTTGCAAGTCGTGTTTTACCTCACGCCAATCATGTGGATGCCAAGCTTGCTGCCGCAACGGGCAGGTCTGTACCTGCTCGATCTCAACCCGGCCTACCATGTCATGTCGGTGGTTCGATCACCGCTGATCGGGCAGTTGCCAACCGCCACCAACTGGTGGGTTTCCCTAGGCATGGCCGTCGTCGGCTGGGCTTTCGCGCTCGTGGTTTATGGCCGTTACAAGCGCCGCATCGCATACTGGCTCTGA
- the gmd gene encoding GDP-mannose 4,6-dehydratase — MKAIVTGITGQDGAYLAELLLEKGYTVYGTYRRTSSVNFWRIEELGIEKHPNLHLVEYDLTDLSASIRLLQTTEATEVYNLAAQSFVGVSFDQPLTTGDITGMGCVNLLEAIRIVNPKVRFYQASTSEMFGKVQAIPQIESTPFYPRSPYGVAKLYAHWMTINYRESYNIFATSGILFNHESPLRGREFVTRKITDSVAKIKLGLLDKMELGNLDAKRDWGFAKEYVEGMWRMLQADEPDTFVLATNRTETVRDFVTMAFKAVGIDLAWSGAAEDEKGTDLATGKVLVTINPKFYRPTEVELLIGNPAKAKAALGWEPKTTLEELCRMMVEADLRRNEKGFSF, encoded by the coding sequence ATGAAAGCTATCGTTACCGGCATTACTGGGCAAGACGGCGCCTATCTGGCGGAACTGCTGCTGGAAAAGGGTTATACGGTGTACGGCACCTACCGTCGAACCAGTTCTGTCAACTTCTGGCGCATTGAGGAGCTTGGTATTGAAAAGCATCCCAATCTGCATCTGGTCGAGTACGACCTGACCGATCTTTCGGCCAGCATCCGTCTGCTTCAGACCACTGAAGCGACTGAGGTTTACAACCTCGCAGCCCAGAGTTTCGTTGGCGTGTCATTCGATCAGCCTCTGACTACCGGTGACATTACCGGCATGGGTTGTGTGAACCTTCTGGAAGCGATCCGGATCGTCAATCCGAAAGTGCGTTTCTACCAGGCGTCGACTTCCGAGATGTTCGGCAAGGTGCAGGCGATTCCCCAGATCGAGAGCACACCTTTCTACCCGCGCAGTCCTTATGGCGTTGCCAAACTGTACGCGCACTGGATGACCATCAACTACCGCGAGTCCTACAACATCTTTGCCACCAGCGGCATTTTGTTCAACCACGAGTCGCCACTGCGCGGACGCGAGTTCGTTACCCGCAAGATCACCGACTCCGTGGCGAAGATCAAGCTGGGCCTGCTCGACAAGATGGAACTCGGCAATCTGGACGCCAAGCGTGACTGGGGCTTTGCCAAGGAGTACGTCGAAGGTATGTGGCGCATGCTGCAGGCAGACGAGCCGGATACTTTTGTACTCGCGACCAACCGTACCGAAACCGTGCGTGATTTCGTCACCATGGCCTTCAAGGCTGTCGGGATCGATCTGGCCTGGAGCGGTGCGGCTGAAGACGAGAAGGGCACAGACCTGGCAACTGGCAAGGTGTTGGTCACGATCAATCCGAAGTTCTACCGTCCTACCGAAGTCGAGCTGTTGATCGGCAACCCTGCCAAAGCCAAAGCGGCGCTGGGTTGGGAGCCAAAAACCACGCTTGAAGAGCTGTGCCGCATGATGGTCGAAGCGGATCTGCGTCGAAATGAGAAAGGGTTTTCGTTCTGA
- a CDS encoding glycosyltransferase family 4 protein translates to MKIALCSTFVPFIRGGGRNIVDWLASTLTAAGHQVEVVYLPELDAPDLLFQQMMALRWVDLQSADRVICFRPQSHLIPHPHKILWFIHHIRAFYDMWDSPYRDFPDDAKHRAIRDALVDADTRALGEAKAIFTNSKVVSKRLKTYNDFDSEVLYPPVFESERFFCAGYNDEIAYICRLEHHKRQHLLIDALNYTTTPVRLRLLGTGAGPDYGIALREKIEEYGLSDRVTLDDRWITEEEKVAQLSVCLAAAYLPVDEDSYGYPSLEASHAEKPILTTTDSGGVLELVQDGYNGYIAEPTPESLAVAMDKLYRDRSLTEAMGKNARQRLVDLKISWSHVLERLLA, encoded by the coding sequence ATGAAAATCGCCCTTTGCTCCACATTCGTGCCCTTCATCAGAGGGGGCGGAAGGAATATCGTCGACTGGCTGGCCTCTACGCTGACGGCTGCCGGCCATCAGGTCGAAGTCGTCTACTTGCCCGAACTGGATGCGCCGGATCTGTTGTTTCAACAGATGATGGCGTTGCGTTGGGTCGATCTGCAGAGCGCTGACCGGGTGATATGTTTCCGGCCACAGTCGCACCTGATTCCCCATCCGCACAAGATCCTCTGGTTCATCCATCACATTCGTGCGTTCTACGATATGTGGGACAGCCCGTACCGCGATTTCCCGGACGATGCCAAGCATCGCGCAATTCGCGATGCGCTGGTGGATGCCGATACCCGAGCCCTGGGCGAAGCAAAGGCGATCTTCACCAATTCGAAGGTCGTATCCAAGCGACTCAAGACCTACAACGACTTCGATAGCGAGGTGCTTTACCCTCCGGTCTTCGAGTCGGAGCGTTTTTTTTGCGCTGGCTACAACGATGAAATCGCTTACATCTGCCGCCTCGAACATCACAAGCGCCAACACCTGCTGATCGACGCACTGAACTATACGACGACGCCGGTCCGCCTGCGGTTGCTGGGAACGGGCGCGGGTCCTGACTACGGCATCGCCCTGCGAGAAAAAATCGAAGAGTACGGCCTTTCGGACCGAGTGACCCTGGATGATCGCTGGATCACCGAAGAAGAAAAGGTCGCGCAGTTGTCAGTTTGCCTGGCTGCCGCTTACCTTCCGGTTGATGAAGACTCCTACGGCTATCCCAGCCTCGAAGCCAGCCACGCGGAAAAACCGATCCTCACCACTACCGACTCGGGTGGCGTTCTGGAGTTGGTGCAGGATGGCTACAACGGTTATATCGCCGAGCCGACTCCAGAGTCTCTGGCCGTTGCGATGGACAAACTCTACCGGGATCGAAGTCTGACCGAAGCGATGGGCAAGAATGCCCGGCAGCGCCTGGTTGACTTGAAAATTTCCTGGTCACATGTGCTGGAGCGTCTGTTGGCATGA
- a CDS encoding glycosyltransferase family 4 protein → MKVLIVNNMAPFIWGGAEELAVNLQRNLLMAGHDAEVMRIPAQWEPASRIPSQMLLTRTLEIFNTDHVIALKFPAYLVRHHRKSLWLLHQYRQAYDLYDVGQTNLPADKSGTDIRNAIINADNETFAESRSIYTNSEVTRQRLFKYNGFDSQVLLPPVNDPEAFTGGEYDDYIFAGGRVNGMKRQHLLLRALAKADKRVKLVIAGPPESHADTLQLHSIINEFGLHDRVKLDLGFLPRSTYVNYVNRALAVAYIPFDEDSLGYVAMEAATARKALITTTDSGGILGLVNPQESGWRAEPTAESLAEAMNAAFESKTRTIEYGEGAEALWNTLGINWPETIEALLK, encoded by the coding sequence ATGAAAGTCCTGATTGTGAACAACATGGCTCCGTTCATCTGGGGCGGCGCAGAAGAACTGGCGGTCAATCTGCAAAGAAACCTGCTCATGGCCGGTCACGACGCCGAAGTCATGCGCATCCCGGCTCAGTGGGAACCGGCATCGCGCATCCCCTCGCAGATGTTGCTGACCCGCACGCTGGAAATCTTCAATACCGATCACGTCATCGCCTTGAAATTCCCGGCGTACCTGGTTCGCCACCACCGCAAATCACTGTGGCTGCTGCACCAGTATCGTCAGGCCTATGACCTTTACGACGTCGGCCAGACCAACCTGCCGGCAGACAAAAGCGGCACCGACATTCGCAACGCCATTATCAACGCGGACAACGAAACATTCGCGGAGAGCCGCAGCATCTACACCAACTCCGAAGTGACCAGACAGCGGTTGTTCAAGTACAACGGCTTCGACTCGCAGGTGCTGTTGCCGCCCGTAAACGATCCTGAAGCATTCACCGGCGGTGAATATGACGATTACATATTTGCCGGCGGACGCGTCAACGGCATGAAGCGTCAGCACTTGCTGCTGCGAGCACTTGCCAAAGCCGACAAACGGGTCAAGCTGGTCATTGCCGGGCCTCCCGAGTCGCACGCCGACACGCTGCAATTGCATTCGATCATCAATGAGTTCGGCCTGCATGATCGCGTCAAACTCGACCTTGGCTTCCTGCCTCGGTCCACCTACGTCAATTATGTCAATCGTGCACTCGCCGTTGCTTACATCCCGTTCGATGAAGACTCCCTGGGTTACGTCGCGATGGAAGCCGCCACTGCGCGCAAGGCACTGATCACGACGACCGACAGCGGTGGCATCCTGGGCCTGGTCAATCCGCAGGAGTCCGGATGGCGAGCAGAGCCCACTGCAGAAAGTCTGGCCGAAGCGATGAATGCGGCGTTCGAAAGCAAAACCCGAACCATCGAGTACGGCGAAGGCGCGGAGGCGCTGTGGAACACCCTGGGCATCAACTGGCCCGAGACCATAGAGGCGCTACTTAAATGA
- a CDS encoding GDP-mannose 4,6-dehydratase has protein sequence MSIAGKRALITGIQGFTGRYMAAELKAGGYEVIGMGTQPSDEPGYYQVDLADGPALRELLATIQPDVVIHLAALAFVAHGAADTFYRVNLIGTRHLLEAVAACGKVPDCVLLASSANVYGNASAGLLSETTPPAPANDYAVSKLAMEYMASLWHNRLPIVVTRPFNYTGVGQAESFLLPKIVAHFRQRADKIELGNLDVSRDFSDVRAVVKAYRGLIEARPVGQTVNVSSGKSHSLREVIDMCSAITGHQLAVEVNPAFVRANEVKILCGDNTRLCELVQGWDTPRLEETLSWMLAAE, from the coding sequence ATGAGTATTGCCGGTAAACGCGCGTTGATCACAGGTATTCAAGGTTTCACCGGGCGGTACATGGCTGCTGAGCTGAAAGCCGGTGGCTATGAAGTGATAGGGATGGGTACACAGCCGTCGGATGAACCTGGCTATTATCAGGTTGATCTGGCCGACGGTCCTGCCTTGCGCGAGTTACTGGCAACTATTCAACCCGACGTGGTAATTCATCTGGCCGCACTCGCCTTTGTGGCCCACGGTGCGGCCGATACGTTTTACCGCGTCAATCTCATCGGCACCCGTCACCTGCTGGAAGCCGTCGCAGCCTGTGGCAAGGTTCCGGACTGCGTGCTGCTGGCAAGCAGTGCCAATGTCTATGGCAATGCTTCGGCGGGTTTGCTCAGCGAAACCACACCGCCAGCACCGGCCAACGATTACGCAGTCAGCAAACTGGCCATGGAATACATGGCCAGTCTTTGGCATAACCGCTTGCCGATAGTGGTGACACGTCCTTTCAATTACACCGGTGTCGGCCAGGCCGAGAGCTTTCTGCTGCCGAAGATCGTCGCTCATTTCCGCCAGCGTGCGGACAAGATCGAGCTGGGCAACCTTGATGTATCTCGCGACTTCAGTGATGTGCGTGCAGTGGTCAAGGCTTATCGCGGTTTGATCGAGGCGCGGCCTGTTGGCCAGACGGTCAATGTGAGTTCGGGCAAAAGTCATTCCCTGCGTGAAGTGATCGACATGTGTTCGGCTATCACGGGGCATCAGCTTGCAGTCGAAGTGAACCCGGCGTTCGTCCGAGCCAACGAAGTCAAAATCCTGTGCGGCGACAATACCCGTCTTTGCGAGCTGGTCCAGGGATGGGACACGCCAAGGCTGGAAGAAACTCTGAGCTGGATGCTTGCGGCGGAATAA
- a CDS encoding ABC transporter ATP-binding protein — MSLIEFKNVCVDFPIYNANGRSLKKRLMQVATGGQLGADQQGRVIVRALEDLTFTLRDGDRVGLLGHNGAGKSTLLRLLSSVYEPSSGTAVIKGEIGSLIDISLGTDPEATGRENIFLRGGILGMTKSEIAEKLDEIIEFSELGDFVDMPIRTYSSGMHLRLAFAVSTTIKPEILLMDEWLSVGDEGFKHKAEIRMNELVKSTNILVIASHSRELVMHTCNRVLWLEHGKIKMDGDPATVTAAYFGA; from the coding sequence ATGTCCTTGATCGAATTCAAAAATGTCTGTGTAGATTTTCCGATCTATAACGCGAACGGGCGCTCGCTGAAAAAGCGTCTGATGCAAGTGGCTACCGGCGGTCAGTTAGGTGCGGATCAACAGGGTCGAGTGATTGTCAGAGCTCTCGAAGACCTGACGTTCACACTTCGCGACGGGGATCGGGTCGGTCTCCTTGGACACAACGGCGCCGGCAAGAGCACGCTGCTGCGCTTGCTCAGCAGCGTGTACGAACCTTCCTCCGGCACCGCCGTGATCAAGGGAGAAATCGGCTCGTTGATCGACATATCACTGGGTACGGATCCGGAGGCGACCGGCCGGGAAAACATTTTCCTGCGCGGCGGCATTCTTGGCATGACCAAGTCGGAGATCGCTGAAAAGCTCGACGAGATCATCGAGTTCTCGGAGCTTGGGGATTTCGTCGACATGCCGATCCGCACGTATTCGTCAGGGATGCACTTGCGTCTGGCGTTTGCCGTTTCGACGACGATAAAACCGGAAATCCTGTTGATGGACGAATGGCTTTCGGTGGGCGATGAAGGCTTCAAGCACAAAGCCGAAATCCGCATGAACGAGCTGGTGAAATCGACCAATATCCTGGTGATTGCCAGCCACTCGCGCGAACTCGTCATGCACACCTGCAATCGAGTGCTGTGGCTGGAGCACGGGAAAATAAAAATGGATGGCGACCCGGCGACGGTCACCGCGGCTTATTTCGGAGCTTGA